A genomic segment from Luteolibacter ambystomatis encodes:
- a CDS encoding sensor histidine kinase, with translation MKVRFPLLAALVLVPMVLLSVLAWRGAHARRVELIHEQGEEARRLALACALEIRKEMDLTAISIPNYPDPPIPQADDTWSRKLEAAATAEELRKLRDDPAAGLTTSGLPVRALAAFRILEITEAAAPGVTRTDQTMSPDAKEFERLVTHEAPSVMTGLLLEQAANEPIGPDALAWPSRQSLREWAAALPPDARQWVGTSWLDNGKHLTVPPDWMAKLPALVKTPGWSARAEIVGVDGYPYHNKPTAEQEVSGYPGLSIQIMPPKAGVVEAGLAAQERLSLVMVVASAVTALGGMALLHRTLARERRLNELKSHFVASVSHELRAPVGSIRLMADALDAGKVAPETAAEFHRLISREGKRLSHLIENVLDFARIEQGRKRWHFEPTDMVSLVADTMKVMEPPAAEKRIALGFIHGVFTAEPEVDGAALQQALINLLDNAIKFSPPDSGIEVILASDDRCWRLAVRDHGPGIPRSEHARIFERFYRPGDELRRETQGTGIGLSLVKAIAEAHGGKVELDSRPNSGSTFTLVIPLHAPAGH, from the coding sequence ATGAAAGTCCGCTTCCCGCTGCTCGCCGCCTTGGTGCTGGTGCCGATGGTATTGCTCTCGGTGCTGGCGTGGCGGGGCGCGCATGCGCGGCGTGTGGAACTCATACATGAGCAGGGGGAGGAGGCACGGCGTCTGGCCTTGGCCTGCGCGCTGGAGATCCGGAAGGAAATGGATCTCACCGCCATCAGCATTCCCAACTATCCCGACCCTCCCATCCCACAGGCCGACGACACCTGGAGCCGGAAATTGGAGGCGGCCGCCACCGCCGAGGAACTCCGGAAGTTGCGGGATGATCCCGCCGCCGGACTGACCACCTCGGGTCTGCCCGTGCGCGCGCTCGCGGCCTTCCGGATTTTGGAGATCACGGAAGCGGCTGCTCCGGGAGTGACACGGACGGACCAAACAATGTCCCCCGATGCAAAAGAATTCGAGCGCTTGGTCACTCACGAAGCGCCCTCGGTGATGACCGGCTTGCTGTTGGAACAAGCAGCCAATGAACCAATCGGTCCGGACGCGTTGGCCTGGCCCTCGCGGCAATCTCTCCGGGAATGGGCCGCCGCGCTTCCTCCGGATGCCAGACAGTGGGTGGGCACCTCGTGGCTGGACAATGGGAAGCACCTCACGGTGCCTCCGGACTGGATGGCGAAACTGCCGGCTCTTGTAAAAACCCCGGGGTGGAGCGCCCGGGCTGAGATTGTCGGCGTCGATGGATACCCGTACCACAACAAGCCGACAGCCGAACAGGAAGTCTCCGGCTACCCCGGTCTCTCGATCCAGATCATGCCCCCGAAGGCGGGAGTCGTGGAGGCGGGGCTGGCCGCACAGGAACGTCTGTCGCTGGTGATGGTCGTGGCATCCGCCGTCACGGCCTTGGGTGGCATGGCGCTGCTCCATCGCACTCTCGCGCGCGAACGCCGCCTCAACGAATTGAAGAGCCACTTCGTCGCCAGCGTCTCGCACGAACTGCGCGCGCCGGTGGGATCGATCCGATTGATGGCGGATGCCCTCGATGCGGGAAAGGTGGCACCGGAAACCGCCGCGGAATTCCATCGCCTCATTTCACGCGAGGGAAAGCGGCTGTCCCATCTGATCGAGAATGTCCTCGATTTCGCCCGCATCGAACAAGGGCGGAAGCGCTGGCACTTCGAGCCGACCGACATGGTGTCGCTGGTTGCGGACACGATGAAGGTGATGGAACCTCCCGCCGCGGAGAAGCGGATCGCGCTGGGATTCATCCACGGTGTTTTCACAGCGGAACCGGAAGTGGATGGGGCGGCTCTCCAGCAGGCACTGATCAACCTGCTCGACAATGCGATCAAGTTCTCCCCTCCCGACAGCGGCATCGAAGTCATCCTAGCCTCCGATGACCGCTGCTGGCGGCTCGCCGTGAGAGATCACGGCCCCGGCATCCCCAGGTCCGAGCATGCACGGATCTTCGAACGCTTCTACCGCCCCGGAGACGAATTGCGCCGGGAAACGCAGGGCACCGGCATCGGCCTCAGCCTGGTCAAAGCCATCGCCGAAGCCCATGGTGGCAAGGTCGAACTCGACAGCCGTCCGAACAGCGGCAGCACCTTCACCCTCGTGATCCCCCTCCATGCGCCTGCTGGTCATTGA
- a CDS encoding response regulator transcription factor, translating to MRLLVIEDELPMRTALVETLSAEGYRVRSAENGEEGLEIACTETFDLVLLDVMMPVLDGFSVCRELRKRGRLFPILMLTAKGQVDDRVEGLDNGADDYLVKPFSLRELLARVRALLRRHEQKSAVPETVQLGSVTLDFKKQIVHRSGAELPLSDKEAGMLRLLAAHPDEPVSRERFLDVVWGYNAYPSTRTVDNFIAALRTKIEADPAAPRHLITVRGTGYRLVP from the coding sequence ATGCGCCTGCTGGTCATTGAAGACGAACTGCCGATGCGCACCGCATTGGTCGAAACGCTTTCCGCGGAAGGCTACCGTGTACGCTCTGCCGAAAACGGAGAAGAGGGGCTGGAGATCGCATGCACGGAAACTTTCGATCTGGTCCTGCTCGACGTGATGATGCCGGTCCTCGATGGCTTCTCCGTATGCCGGGAGCTGCGGAAGCGCGGCCGGCTCTTCCCCATCCTCATGCTCACCGCCAAGGGCCAGGTGGATGATCGCGTGGAGGGCCTGGACAATGGCGCGGACGACTATCTGGTGAAGCCTTTCAGCCTGCGCGAACTTCTCGCGCGCGTCCGCGCGTTGCTCCGCCGTCACGAACAAAAAAGCGCGGTGCCGGAGACGGTGCAGCTTGGATCGGTCACGCTGGATTTCAAAAAGCAGATCGTGCATCGCAGCGGTGCCGAGCTTCCGCTTTCAGACAAGGAAGCGGGAATGCTGCGCCTGCTGGCCGCGCATCCGGATGAACCGGTGTCCCGCGAGCGCTTTCTGGATGTGGTCTGGGGCTACAATGCCTATCCCTCCACCCGCACGGTGGACAATTTCATCGCCGCCTTGCGAACCAAGATCGAGGCCGATCCGGCAGCGCCCCGCCATCTCATCACGGTGCGTGGCACGGGATACCGGCTGGTCCCGTGA
- a CDS encoding YiiX/YebB-like N1pC/P60 family cysteine hydrolase: MRKLLSMLLLCLGIQTGWADSTAKKTGAAYEPQEGDIVFQSLPNGWGMDLVDAIEGSTHSPYSHCGMVFQTSGAWMVIEAIGPVQHTPLAEWIARGRKKKVWAYRLAEDQKKFIPTALAAMNKDLGKPYDPRYRFDDDAIYCSELIWRGWKAATGHGLGKTVKLGELDWQPYRKLIERIEGTTTIPVDREMITPRDLAAARELTQVYPLP; the protein is encoded by the coding sequence ATGAGAAAACTTCTCTCCATGCTCCTGCTCTGCCTCGGCATCCAGACCGGATGGGCGGATTCCACAGCCAAGAAAACGGGAGCCGCTTACGAACCCCAGGAAGGAGACATCGTTTTCCAATCCCTGCCCAATGGCTGGGGCATGGATCTGGTGGATGCCATCGAAGGATCGACCCACTCGCCCTATTCGCATTGCGGGATGGTTTTCCAGACGAGCGGTGCGTGGATGGTGATAGAGGCCATCGGCCCGGTGCAGCACACACCGCTCGCCGAGTGGATCGCCCGCGGCCGCAAGAAGAAGGTGTGGGCTTATCGTCTGGCGGAGGATCAGAAGAAATTCATCCCCACCGCGCTCGCCGCCATGAACAAGGATCTCGGCAAACCCTACGATCCACGCTACCGCTTCGACGATGATGCGATCTATTGCTCCGAGTTGATCTGGCGCGGATGGAAGGCCGCCACCGGCCACGGACTCGGCAAGACGGTGAAGCTCGGCGAGCTCGATTGGCAGCCGTATCGCAAGCTGATCGAACGGATCGAAGGAACCACGACCATTCCGGTGGATCGCGAGATGATCACCCCGCGCGATCTTGCAGCAGCGAGGGAACTGACCCAAGTCTATCCCCTGCCGTAA
- a CDS encoding NlpC/P60 family protein gives MKRYEGVRYLWGGEGRSGIDCSGLPRRAMRDALFNQGWHHGNGAAFRMWADQWWHDASAKALGEGYRGLTRSLGVEGSVRALDCNSLQPGDLAITRDGRHVMIYFGGRDWIQADPGAGGVAILNPALSGNPWFDAPVACHRWSLLTM, from the coding sequence ATGAAACGTTACGAAGGCGTGCGCTATCTCTGGGGTGGAGAGGGCCGTTCGGGCATCGATTGCTCCGGTCTGCCACGGCGGGCGATGCGCGATGCGCTTTTCAATCAAGGCTGGCATCATGGGAATGGTGCGGCCTTCAGGATGTGGGCGGACCAATGGTGGCACGATGCGAGCGCGAAAGCGTTGGGCGAAGGCTATCGTGGATTGACCCGGTCACTCGGAGTCGAAGGCTCGGTCCGTGCCCTCGATTGCAACAGTCTCCAACCGGGCGATCTTGCGATCACACGGGATGGCCGGCATGTGATGATCTATTTCGGCGGGCGGGATTGGATACAGGCTGATCCCGGTGCGGGAGGCGTGGCGATTCTCAATCCAGCCTTGTCGGGCAATCCATGGTTCGACGCGCCGGTGGCGTGTCATCGATGGTCCTTGTTGACAATGTAG
- a CDS encoding GTPase/DUF3482 domain-containing protein yields the protein MSEAIPSFAVVGRVNAGKTATLATLLEVDDNDVLRVSATPGETTRVQALPVVYHGEELVRFLDTPGFQQPVEAMREIERIAGGGTPGPPHVQRFVAECGARFPDEVRLLEPVVAGAGVLYVVDPSNPLRDAFLAEMEILRWTGRPRLALLNPQGDIPPGQESAWRERLGATFNLVRTFDAHSARYEERRKLLESLLQIDERHGDAIRRVLGKMEDEWQERRELSAEAIVDFLEKSLLLRVHEPLDEKDQGLPARRERKRTEMSERYFKKLAEIENDCVKELLKLYRHHLLRIDADPASHRGLDLATEETWRKWGLGRGQLAAAGAIAGGAAGAAFDLGVGVHSLGAGTVIGALGGGIAAFFKGGSLPELKMKFGGIKLAGGDGRNLVVGPPASPNFPWVLLDSMLLRYQNIIDRAHGRRDVEAVGSATGESRVRLLPSEQRSVLQKWFASCLKGSPDRGLEPEVFGILNGVLAHVP from the coding sequence GTGAGTGAGGCGATTCCATCCTTCGCCGTCGTCGGTCGCGTCAACGCGGGCAAGACTGCCACCTTGGCCACCTTGTTGGAAGTGGATGACAACGATGTGCTGCGCGTGAGCGCCACGCCCGGTGAGACCACGCGGGTGCAGGCACTCCCCGTGGTGTACCACGGCGAGGAACTGGTGCGGTTTCTCGATACGCCCGGCTTCCAGCAACCGGTGGAGGCGATGCGCGAGATCGAACGCATCGCGGGTGGCGGCACCCCCGGACCGCCGCATGTGCAGCGGTTTGTCGCGGAATGCGGCGCGCGCTTTCCCGATGAGGTGCGCTTGCTCGAGCCGGTAGTGGCCGGAGCGGGCGTGCTCTACGTGGTCGATCCCAGCAATCCGCTGCGTGATGCTTTCCTCGCGGAGATGGAAATCCTGCGCTGGACCGGGCGCCCGCGACTCGCGCTGCTCAATCCCCAGGGCGACATCCCGCCCGGCCAGGAAAGCGCGTGGCGCGAACGCCTCGGTGCGACCTTCAATCTCGTCCGTACCTTCGATGCTCATTCGGCCCGCTACGAGGAACGTCGTAAATTGCTCGAATCGTTGCTCCAGATCGACGAGCGCCACGGCGATGCGATCCGGCGCGTGCTCGGCAAGATGGAGGACGAGTGGCAGGAACGCCGCGAACTGTCAGCAGAGGCCATCGTGGATTTCCTTGAGAAATCCCTGCTGCTGCGCGTTCATGAGCCGCTCGATGAAAAGGACCAGGGCTTGCCCGCACGCCGTGAGCGCAAGCGGACGGAAATGTCCGAGCGCTATTTCAAGAAGCTCGCGGAGATCGAGAACGATTGCGTGAAGGAGCTGCTCAAGCTCTACCGGCATCATCTGCTGCGCATCGATGCCGATCCCGCTTCCCATCGGGGCCTTGATCTCGCCACCGAGGAAACGTGGCGGAAGTGGGGGCTCGGTCGCGGCCAGCTTGCGGCGGCGGGAGCGATCGCGGGCGGAGCGGCCGGAGCGGCTTTTGATCTCGGCGTGGGCGTCCACAGTCTCGGAGCAGGCACGGTGATTGGTGCGCTGGGTGGTGGTATCGCCGCGTTCTTCAAGGGAGGAAGCCTGCCGGAACTCAAGATGAAGTTCGGCGGCATCAAGCTCGCCGGTGGCGATGGCCGGAACCTTGTGGTTGGCCCGCCCGCGAGCCCGAACTTTCCGTGGGTGCTGCTGGACTCGATGTTGCTGCGGTATCAGAATATCATCGACCGCGCGCATGGACGCCGGGATGTGGAAGCAGTCGGTTCCGCCACCGGTGAAAGCCGTGTGCGGTTGCTGCCATCGGAGCAGCGTTCCGTGCTCCAGAAGTGGTTCGCGTCTTGTCTGAAAGGTTCGCCGGATCGTGGCCTGGAGCCGGAGGTGTTCGGCATTCTCAATGGGGTGTTGGCCCACGTTCCGTGA
- a CDS encoding DUF2868 domain-containing protein, with translation MADLIDFEQALGSASSGPGEEEKSSLLMEGAERRVVWRRWLESWREAGSGGPGRKFLGALRGVTFCLAVVMALVGGSAVLGLWEPERGGINVGLFLALVLGTQWLVLLGALLAWLFHRRAGEAFSQIQGWVGVLARRFSGEKDPEWWHRLMEDAAARKAVLWRLARSVQTAGVAFNLGALAALAGLILFRNIGFFWETTTESTMRAVLWQVTHILSAPWQWVDPIAVPGSLTLDATRWEPGEVGKLAPGPPEWWRFLLWSLVVWGMGPRWILRAVCRWQEGRALKALSFQSKHHRAAWREWFAAEQREEIHNRPADGALVIDVGGAGFSPDKLRPILLQKLRVNPVAWERIGVLDAASEASAREALSRADAAIVLLAEGWALSPRQIEGLLARVGEVKENRRVILFVGNAEAGAIRPPSAEERRTWENFADGMRGSEIELIFVEGGAA, from the coding sequence TTGGCGGATCTGATCGATTTCGAGCAGGCCTTGGGTTCCGCGTCCTCAGGCCCTGGCGAGGAGGAGAAGAGCTCCCTACTCATGGAGGGAGCGGAGCGGCGGGTGGTGTGGCGGAGGTGGCTCGAAAGCTGGCGGGAGGCGGGATCTGGCGGACCGGGGCGGAAATTTCTCGGAGCGCTCCGTGGCGTCACCTTCTGCCTGGCGGTCGTGATGGCTCTGGTGGGTGGCTCGGCCGTCCTCGGCCTGTGGGAGCCGGAGCGCGGTGGGATCAATGTCGGGCTCTTCCTCGCGCTGGTGCTCGGCACGCAATGGCTGGTGCTGCTGGGCGCGCTGCTGGCGTGGCTCTTCCATCGGCGGGCAGGGGAAGCGTTTTCGCAGATCCAAGGCTGGGTCGGGGTGCTGGCCCGGCGTTTCTCCGGGGAGAAGGACCCGGAATGGTGGCACCGCCTGATGGAGGATGCGGCAGCCCGGAAGGCCGTGCTATGGCGGTTGGCTCGATCGGTGCAGACCGCCGGGGTGGCATTCAATCTCGGCGCGCTGGCGGCGCTGGCCGGGCTGATCCTGTTCCGGAACATCGGCTTTTTCTGGGAAACCACCACCGAGTCCACCATGCGAGCGGTGCTATGGCAGGTGACCCACATCCTTTCCGCCCCGTGGCAGTGGGTTGATCCGATCGCGGTGCCGGGCTCCCTGACCCTCGACGCTACCCGCTGGGAACCCGGTGAGGTCGGCAAGCTCGCTCCCGGTCCGCCGGAGTGGTGGCGCTTCCTGCTGTGGTCGCTGGTGGTGTGGGGCATGGGCCCACGCTGGATCCTACGCGCGGTTTGTCGCTGGCAGGAGGGCCGGGCATTGAAGGCGCTGTCCTTCCAATCGAAGCATCACCGCGCGGCGTGGCGCGAGTGGTTTGCGGCGGAACAGCGGGAGGAGATCCACAATCGTCCGGCCGATGGCGCGCTGGTGATCGACGTGGGCGGCGCTGGTTTTTCTCCTGACAAGCTTCGGCCGATTCTTTTGCAGAAGCTGCGGGTAAACCCCGTCGCGTGGGAACGCATCGGTGTGCTGGATGCCGCCAGCGAAGCCTCGGCCCGTGAGGCATTGTCGCGGGCGGATGCGGCCATCGTGTTGCTCGCGGAGGGTTGGGCGCTTTCGCCCCGGCAGATCGAGGGTCTGCTGGCGCGCGTGGGTGAAGTGAAGGAGAACCGGCGGGTGATCCTCTTCGTGGGCAATGCCGAGGCTGGAGCGATCCGTCCGCCATCGGCGGAAGAGCGCCGGACGTGGGAGAACTTTGCGGATGGCATGAGAGGCTCGGAAATCGAACTGATTTTTGTGGAAGGAGGTGCGGCGTGA
- a CDS encoding all3515 family Zur-repressed PEP-CTERM protein: MKAIPSSVVLPLRSLAAASLLLTAAGSSAAIASYYVGVDNLQNFTSGTYQGQANPNHGRLTFLYAHPNYNTPASSHYHSKGVYTLSGPAGSPTVITSSSNYLPEGANPPLQLTAGSGFYANKLVSNPYTDAANPGFHFSQLNIRDTADLSTSAPGTAEQFLFNSSAGRWNSPIAGADIHLTLVGLSEGLRIGDISALDIGLNAAGDEFHLGDDIDFTPAFWVDASAAPGTYTATFKLTDESGLFQESGNFEFRFTVVPEPSGTLLIAGAAALGIMRRRRH, translated from the coding sequence ATGAAAGCCATTCCATCCTCAGTCGTCCTCCCTCTGCGGAGCCTCGCCGCAGCCTCCCTGCTCCTCACCGCCGCCGGGTCTTCCGCAGCCATCGCCAGCTACTATGTCGGCGTAGACAACCTGCAGAACTTCACCAGCGGAACCTATCAGGGCCAAGCGAACCCCAATCACGGACGGCTCACCTTCCTCTATGCCCACCCCAACTATAACACGCCCGCCAGCAGCCACTATCACTCGAAGGGCGTCTATACCCTGAGCGGGCCGGCCGGATCTCCGACCGTGATCACCTCCTCCTCGAACTACCTCCCGGAAGGAGCCAATCCGCCTCTCCAGTTGACGGCAGGAAGCGGTTTTTATGCGAACAAGCTGGTCAGCAATCCTTACACGGATGCCGCCAATCCCGGGTTCCATTTCAGCCAACTGAACATCCGCGACACCGCCGACCTCAGTACCTCGGCTCCCGGAACCGCCGAGCAATTCCTCTTCAACAGCTCCGCAGGCCGCTGGAATTCACCGATTGCAGGAGCCGATATCCATCTCACTCTGGTCGGACTGAGCGAAGGGCTGCGGATCGGCGACATCAGCGCGCTCGATATTGGCCTGAATGCGGCTGGTGATGAATTCCACCTTGGGGATGACATCGATTTCACACCGGCCTTCTGGGTCGATGCCTCGGCGGCACCGGGCACCTACACCGCCACCTTCAAGTTGACGGACGAAAGCGGGCTTTTCCAGGAATCCGGCAATTTCGAATTCCGGTTCACCGTCGTTCCCGAACCGTCCGGTACCCTGCTGATCGCGGGAGCAGCGGCACTCGGAATCATGCGCCGTCGCCGCCACTGA
- the metH gene encoding methionine synthase: MAIIDPTAELRRAMQNRILVLDGAMGTTIRGYGLNEVQARGDRFAKNDKDLLNNGDILSITRPDVIADIHRRFYEAGSDICETNTFSATGIAQSEFFVEDPREHGGRKDPEFFQKILENSFLNDLAWEINVESVKLCRKWADDIGSDTGRRRYVAGAIGPLTVSLNISPDADDAGFRVVTFDQVKAAYTHQIRALIEGGADILMVETIFDSLNAKAALVAAQEIFEKDGIHLPLIVSAAVGRGGETMISGQTGEALWNAVANVKPLAVGLNCSLGPDLMRPFLEELSSKSSAAISCYPNAGLPNPLAATGFDLEPGDMGRWLNEFAEAGLLNMAGGCCGNTPEHVAAIAKAVERHAPRELAEPKPALRLSGSQPFTADESTGFLMIGERTNVAGSPQFAKLVRAGNLEEAVAVARQQVENGANIIDICFDDGLIDGKAMMERFLNLVAAEPDIAKVPIMVDSSKWEILEQGLKGLQGKGVVNSISLKEGEEVFKNNARTILRYGAAAVVMAFDEQGQAATYDEKIRICERAYRILVDEVGFSGDDIIFDPNILTVGTGMEEHNNYAVDFINATRWIKENLPGARVSGGVSNISFSFRGNNPVREAMHSAFLYHAGKAGMDMGIVNAGMLEVYDEIPKNLLEHVEDLLLNRRPDATERMLEFAEQFKGKGGAKKIEEDLAWRDTTVEKRLEHALLKGIDKFVDEDTAEALAQYKKPLSVIEGPLMDGMGVVGDLFGAGKMFLPQVVKSARVMKKSVAYLNPFMEAEKVEMLAGDIERIKSEHPGITDEEALHRAERGRSAGRFLIATVKGDVHDIGKNIVGVVLSCNGYEVTDMGVMVSCDKILAKAEEIGADVIGLSGLITPSLDEMIHVAKEMEKRGFGERGIPLLIGGATTSAAHTAIKIAHHYSAPVVHVLDASRSVPVTTALLSADQREPFVAENSAKHEKLRKQYADGPKKPVVSLADARANARQTDWTTVDIATPSFTGTRRFETRADAPFICEQPGDYEAGFAADEIIPLSLRELVNYIDWTPFFHSWELRGVWKYDEKRFQSSNPEVVEQAHKLHADALELLERIITEQRFVARGEFGFFPANAEGDDIIIWNDATRTTERTRFHSLRQQIKKDTGKPNEALSDYVAPVGAREDFTGAFVVGIHGAEEFAATFDAAHDPYQSIMTKAIADRFAEAFAELLHHRARVAWGYEKPGDFTNEQLIKENYRGIRPAPGYPAQPDHTEKPPLFKLLNAEEITGVTLTESCAMHPGAAVCGLYFSHPESHYFMISELQKDQIEDYAARKDMSVEEVEKWLSPWMGY; the protein is encoded by the coding sequence ATGGCCATCATTGATCCGACCGCCGAACTCCGCCGCGCGATGCAGAACCGTATTCTGGTTTTGGACGGTGCGATGGGAACGACGATCCGGGGCTACGGACTCAATGAAGTGCAGGCCCGCGGCGACCGCTTCGCGAAGAACGACAAGGATCTCCTGAACAACGGCGACATCCTCTCGATCACCCGCCCGGACGTCATCGCGGACATCCACCGCCGTTTCTACGAGGCGGGATCGGACATCTGCGAGACGAACACCTTCTCCGCCACCGGGATCGCCCAGAGCGAGTTCTTCGTGGAGGACCCGCGCGAGCACGGCGGGCGGAAGGACCCGGAGTTCTTCCAGAAGATCTTGGAGAACTCGTTCCTCAACGACCTCGCGTGGGAGATAAACGTTGAGTCGGTGAAGCTCTGCCGCAAATGGGCGGACGACATCGGCTCCGATACCGGTCGCAGGCGCTACGTTGCCGGAGCGATCGGGCCGCTCACCGTTTCACTGAACATTTCCCCGGATGCGGATGACGCGGGATTCCGTGTGGTCACCTTCGATCAGGTGAAAGCCGCCTACACCCACCAGATCCGCGCGCTGATCGAGGGTGGCGCGGACATCCTGATGGTGGAGACGATCTTCGACTCCCTCAATGCGAAGGCCGCGCTGGTGGCGGCGCAGGAGATCTTTGAGAAGGACGGCATCCATCTGCCGCTGATCGTCTCCGCCGCAGTCGGCCGTGGTGGAGAAACGATGATTTCCGGCCAGACCGGCGAAGCCCTTTGGAACGCGGTGGCAAACGTGAAGCCGCTGGCCGTGGGCCTGAACTGCTCGCTCGGCCCGGACCTGATGCGGCCGTTCCTGGAGGAGCTCTCCTCGAAATCGAGCGCCGCCATTTCCTGCTATCCGAACGCCGGTCTGCCGAACCCGCTGGCCGCGACGGGCTTCGATCTGGAGCCGGGCGACATGGGCCGCTGGTTGAACGAATTCGCCGAGGCTGGTCTGCTCAACATGGCCGGTGGTTGCTGCGGCAACACGCCGGAACACGTCGCCGCGATTGCCAAGGCCGTCGAACGCCATGCCCCGCGCGAATTGGCGGAGCCGAAGCCCGCGTTGCGGCTGTCCGGCTCGCAGCCATTTACCGCGGACGAGAGCACCGGCTTCCTGATGATTGGCGAGCGCACGAACGTGGCGGGCTCGCCTCAGTTCGCGAAGCTGGTCCGCGCCGGAAACCTCGAAGAGGCCGTGGCCGTGGCCCGCCAGCAGGTGGAGAACGGTGCGAACATCATCGACATCTGCTTTGACGACGGACTCATCGACGGCAAGGCAATGATGGAGCGTTTCCTCAATCTCGTCGCCGCCGAGCCGGACATCGCCAAAGTGCCGATCATGGTGGACTCCTCGAAGTGGGAGATCCTCGAGCAAGGTCTCAAAGGCCTGCAAGGCAAAGGCGTGGTCAATTCGATCTCGCTCAAGGAGGGCGAGGAGGTCTTCAAGAACAATGCCCGCACGATTCTGAGATACGGCGCGGCGGCGGTGGTGATGGCCTTCGATGAACAGGGCCAGGCCGCGACCTACGACGAGAAAATCCGCATCTGCGAACGCGCCTACCGCATCCTCGTCGATGAGGTGGGCTTCTCCGGCGACGACATCATTTTCGATCCGAACATCCTCACGGTCGGCACCGGGATGGAGGAACACAACAACTACGCGGTCGACTTCATCAACGCCACGCGGTGGATCAAGGAGAACCTGCCGGGCGCGCGCGTGTCCGGTGGTGTCTCCAACATCTCGTTCTCCTTCCGTGGCAACAATCCAGTGCGCGAGGCGATGCACTCCGCCTTCCTCTACCACGCCGGCAAGGCGGGAATGGACATGGGCATCGTCAACGCGGGGATGCTGGAGGTGTATGACGAGATCCCGAAGAACCTGCTCGAACATGTCGAGGACCTGCTGCTGAACCGCCGTCCGGACGCGACCGAGCGGATGCTGGAGTTCGCCGAGCAGTTCAAGGGCAAGGGCGGCGCGAAGAAAATCGAGGAGGATCTGGCGTGGCGTGACACCACCGTCGAGAAGCGTCTGGAGCACGCGTTGCTCAAGGGCATCGACAAGTTCGTCGACGAGGACACCGCGGAAGCGCTGGCGCAATACAAGAAGCCGCTGAGCGTGATCGAAGGTCCGCTGATGGACGGCATGGGCGTGGTCGGCGACCTCTTCGGTGCGGGCAAGATGTTCCTGCCGCAGGTGGTGAAGTCCGCGCGCGTGATGAAAAAGTCCGTCGCCTATCTCAATCCGTTCATGGAGGCCGAGAAGGTCGAGATGCTCGCTGGAGACATCGAGCGCATCAAAAGTGAACATCCCGGCATCACCGACGAGGAGGCGCTCCACCGCGCCGAACGCGGACGTTCCGCCGGTCGTTTCCTGATCGCCACCGTGAAGGGTGACGTCCATGACATCGGCAAGAACATCGTCGGCGTGGTGTTGTCCTGCAACGGCTACGAAGTCACCGACATGGGCGTAATGGTCTCCTGCGACAAGATCCTGGCGAAAGCCGAGGAGATCGGCGCGGATGTCATCGGGCTCTCCGGCCTGATCACGCCATCGCTCGATGAGATGATCCACGTCGCGAAGGAAATGGAGAAGCGGGGCTTCGGCGAGCGCGGCATCCCTTTGCTGATCGGCGGTGCGACCACCAGCGCGGCCCACACCGCAATCAAGATCGCCCACCATTACAGCGCGCCGGTCGTCCACGTGCTGGATGCCTCGCGCTCGGTGCCGGTGACCACCGCGCTGCTTTCCGCCGACCAGCGCGAACCCTTCGTCGCCGAGAATTCCGCAAAGCACGAGAAGCTGCGCAAGCAGTATGCGGATGGGCCGAAGAAGCCGGTCGTGTCCCTGGCCGACGCCCGCGCCAATGCGCGTCAGACCGACTGGACGACGGTGGACATCGCGACGCCGTCGTTCACGGGCACGCGTCGTTTCGAAACGCGCGCGGACGCACCGTTCATCTGTGAACAGCCCGGCGACTACGAGGCAGGCTTTGCCGCTGATGAAATCATCCCGCTCTCGCTTCGCGAGTTGGTGAACTACATCGACTGGACGCCGTTCTTCCACTCCTGGGAACTGCGCGGCGTGTGGAAGTACGATGAGAAGCGTTTCCAATCCTCGAACCCCGAGGTGGTGGAACAAGCGCACAAACTCCATGCCGATGCGCTGGAACTGTTGGAGCGAATCATCACCGAGCAGCGTTTCGTCGCTCGAGGCGAGTTCGGTTTCTTCCCGGCGAATGCGGAGGGCGATGACATCATCATCTGGAACGACGCCACCCGCACCACCGAACGCACGCGCTTCCACTCCCTGCGCCAACAGATCAAGAAGGACACCGGCAAGCCGAACGAAGCGCTCAGCGATTACGTGGCACCCGTTGGCGCACGCGAGGATTTCACTGGCGCCTTCGTCGTCGGCATCCACGGTGCGGAGGAATTCGCGGCCACCTTCGATGCGGCGCACGATCCTTATCAATCGATCATGACCAAGGCGATCGCCGACCGCTTCGCCGAGGCCTTTGCAGAACTACTCCACCACCGCGCCCGCGTGGCGTGGGGCTATGAGAAGCCGGGCGATTTCACCAACGAGCAGCTCATCAAGGAAAACTACCGCGGCATCCGTCCGGCTCCCGGTTATCCCGCACAACCGGACCACACCGAAAAGCCGCCGTTGTTCAAACTGCTAAACGCGGAGGAGATCACCGGCGTGACGCTTACGGAAAGCTGTGCCATGCATCCCGGCGCGGCGGTGTGCGGCCTCTACTTCTCGCACCCGGAGAGCCATTACTTCATGATCTCCGAGTTGCAGAAGGACCAGATCGAGGACTATGCCGCGCGCAAGGACATGAGTGTGGAAGAAGTCGAGAAGTGGCTGTCGCCGTGGATGGGATATTGA